In Candidatus Woesearchaeota archaeon, the following are encoded in one genomic region:
- a CDS encoding HAD family hydrolase, whose amino-acid sequence MNTTHIWFDLEGTLLKNPLYDAAVEDFAYQLYLQETGKQRTAETKKEFDALLKQQGRKSLIFVSLGKSKKFYAEAFATQFPFQNYISRDEDVQNVISFLKQKKIGLGVYTSVPRGQLITILGLLGLDPLDFTLLSGDDVQNAKPDPEGFEKIVQCCGVPAEQLIFVGDSEKKDIIPAKSVGMKTILVCGSSLVADYSALDFKELLSFFQKDL is encoded by the coding sequence ATGAACACAACTCACATATGGTTCGACCTTGAAGGAACATTACTAAAAAATCCTTTGTATGACGCTGCTGTAGAAGACTTTGCCTATCAATTATATCTTCAAGAAACTGGAAAACAGCGAACAGCAGAGACGAAAAAGGAATTTGACGCATTGCTCAAGCAACAGGGTAGAAAATCTCTCATTTTTGTTTCGTTAGGAAAGTCAAAGAAATTCTACGCAGAAGCATTTGCCACGCAGTTTCCCTTTCAAAACTATATTTCTCGAGATGAAGATGTTCAGAATGTTATTTCCTTCCTGAAACAAAAAAAAATTGGTCTTGGTGTTTATACGTCGGTTCCTCGTGGTCAGCTTATTACTATTCTTGGATTACTTGGTTTAGATCCTCTTGACTTTACGCTGCTTTCTGGCGACGATGTCCAAAACGCAAAACCTGATCCAGAGGGTTTTGAGAAAATTGTCCAATGTTGTGGCGTTCCTGCTGAACAGCTCATTTTTGTGGGTGATAGTGAAAAAAAGGACATTATTCCCGCGAAAAGTGTTGGCATGAAAACAATTCTTGTTTGTGGTTCTTCTTTAGTTGCGGATTATTCTGCTCTTGATTTCAAAGAACTTCTCTCTTTTTTCCAAAAAGATTTATAA
- the asnS gene encoding asparagine--tRNA ligase, which produces MNHGSGDVSIRGWVYRERGSNKLKFITLRDSSTIIQCVIEKDIVGEQKFTTADKVQMETSMEIHGTIKKDDRAPTGYEIAVKDFIVVGSSDSFPINKDQSVEFLADNRHLWLRSRKMTAVLKIRSTVFGAIDEYFRMNGFYEYHSPIFQAIQCEGGSTLFEVDYFKQKGVFLSQSWQLYAEPAIFALEKIYTISPSFRAEKSKTSRHLTEYWHAEMEEAWASFDQIIDHGEGVLKHIVKKVLAQNQAELKILERDQQKLIPATQKAFPRMTYDDALVILKKQGMDVEWGKDLRTIEEDVLSKLYDTPIAVTRYPKIVKAFYMKEDPKNPNVVLGVDFIAPEGYGEIIGGSEREADIEKIKERLTAQGENPKEYEFYLDTRRYGSVPHGGFGMGVERVIAWVCGLENIKDAIPFPRTMIRWKP; this is translated from the coding sequence ATGAACCACGGCAGTGGCGATGTCTCTATTCGTGGCTGGGTCTATCGAGAACGAGGGAGTAACAAACTCAAATTCATTACTTTACGAGATTCTTCCACTATTATCCAATGTGTTATTGAAAAAGATATTGTTGGAGAACAAAAATTTACTACTGCTGACAAAGTTCAAATGGAAACATCCATGGAAATTCATGGAACTATCAAAAAAGATGACCGCGCGCCAACAGGCTATGAAATTGCGGTGAAAGATTTCATTGTTGTCGGTTCTTCAGATTCTTTCCCTATTAACAAAGACCAAAGCGTTGAATTTTTGGCAGATAACAGACATCTCTGGCTTCGCAGCAGAAAAATGACTGCTGTTTTAAAGATTAGAAGCACTGTTTTTGGCGCGATAGATGAATACTTTCGCATGAACGGATTTTATGAATATCATTCTCCTATCTTTCAGGCAATCCAATGTGAAGGAGGAAGCACGCTCTTTGAAGTAGATTATTTTAAACAAAAAGGGGTCTTTTTATCCCAAAGCTGGCAACTGTACGCTGAACCCGCGATTTTTGCGCTTGAGAAAATTTATACTATTTCTCCTTCTTTCCGTGCAGAGAAATCCAAAACAAGCAGACACTTAACAGAATACTGGCACGCAGAAATGGAAGAAGCGTGGGCTTCATTTGATCAAATTATTGACCATGGCGAAGGGGTTTTGAAACATATTGTCAAGAAGGTTCTTGCTCAAAATCAGGCAGAGTTGAAGATTCTTGAGCGAGATCAACAGAAATTGATTCCCGCAACGCAGAAAGCTTTTCCTCGCATGACGTATGATGACGCTCTTGTTATTTTGAAAAAACAAGGAATGGACGTGGAGTGGGGTAAAGATTTGCGCACGATTGAAGAAGATGTTCTTAGTAAACTCTACGATACTCCTATCGCAGTTACGCGATATCCAAAAATTGTCAAAGCATTTTACATGAAAGAAGATCCAAAGAATCCAAACGTTGTTCTTGGCGTTGACTTTATTGCGCCAGAGGGATATGGCGAGATTATTGGCGGCTCTGAACGAGAAGCGGATATTGAAAAAATCAAAGAACGCTTGACTGCTCAAGGAGAAAATCCAAAAGAATATGAGTTCTATCTTGATACTCGACGGTATGGTTCTGTGCCGCATGGTGGTTTTGGGATGGGCGTTGAACGAGTTATTGCTTGGGTTTGTGGACTTGAGAATATCAAAGACGCAATTCCATTCCCGCGAACGATGATTCGATGGAAGCCATAA
- a CDS encoding aldehyde dehydrogenase family protein codes for MQSYKLYINGKWVNSSSKKTFTSKNPANPKDILGVFQESTSAEVSLAVAAAQKAFVQWSALPAPRRGDILLRVASLLRQEKKKLAALVTREMGKQYIEGLADVQEAIDVAEYMGSEGRRFFGSTTPSELPQKFCMTVRRPLGVVGLITPWNFPIAIPAWKIMAALICGNTCVLKPSSDTPLCALTYVQLLEKAGVPRGVVNVVTGDGSVVGDALVAHPQVRALSFTGSKDVGAHVLAHAGIKKVGLEMGGKNAIIIMDDADLPLAVEGVLWGAFGTTGQRCTAASRVIVHKKIQKQFEHLLLKQVRGLRAGDGMHYNFGPLVNQAALEKTEKYVQIGLQEGAQLLFGGKRISHKQGYFHEPTIFTHVHPSMRIAQEEIFGPVLSILTCTTLADAIRIANDIEYGLSSALYTQNIRNAFLAIEHLDAGITYINSSTIGAEVHLPFGGVKKTGNGTREAGILGIDEFSEVKTVYIDYSGKLQNAQIDMFARK; via the coding sequence GTGCAATCATACAAACTGTACATTAATGGGAAATGGGTTAATTCCTCGTCGAAAAAGACGTTCACAAGCAAAAATCCCGCAAATCCAAAAGATATTCTTGGAGTTTTTCAAGAAAGTACCTCTGCTGAGGTTTCTCTCGCGGTTGCTGCTGCCCAAAAAGCGTTTGTCCAGTGGAGCGCGCTTCCTGCTCCACGGCGCGGAGATATTCTTCTTCGTGTTGCATCGCTTCTTCGGCAGGAAAAGAAAAAGCTTGCTGCTCTTGTGACGAGAGAAATGGGTAAACAGTATATAGAAGGTCTTGCGGATGTTCAAGAAGCAATTGATGTCGCGGAATATATGGGCAGTGAAGGAAGGAGATTTTTTGGATCTACGACGCCAAGCGAGCTTCCTCAAAAATTTTGCATGACTGTTCGCAGACCGCTTGGCGTTGTTGGTTTAATCACTCCATGGAATTTCCCCATCGCAATTCCTGCATGGAAAATTATGGCTGCGTTGATTTGTGGCAACACTTGTGTTCTCAAACCGTCGAGTGATACGCCGCTTTGCGCTTTGACGTATGTCCAGCTCCTCGAAAAAGCAGGTGTTCCTCGTGGTGTTGTCAATGTGGTGACTGGCGATGGCTCTGTTGTTGGTGACGCTCTTGTTGCACATCCACAAGTTCGCGCTCTTTCTTTTACAGGATCCAAAGACGTTGGTGCACATGTTCTTGCACACGCAGGCATTAAAAAAGTTGGTTTGGAAATGGGTGGCAAGAACGCAATTATCATTATGGATGACGCGGATCTTCCTCTCGCTGTTGAAGGAGTTCTTTGGGGCGCGTTTGGCACGACGGGGCAACGTTGCACTGCCGCAAGCAGAGTGATTGTGCATAAAAAAATTCAGAAACAATTTGAACACTTGTTGTTGAAACAAGTTCGTGGGTTGCGGGCAGGAGATGGCATGCATTATAATTTTGGTCCTCTTGTCAACCAAGCTGCACTTGAAAAAACAGAAAAGTATGTTCAGATTGGATTGCAGGAGGGCGCGCAGCTTCTTTTTGGAGGGAAACGAATTTCTCACAAGCAAGGGTATTTTCATGAGCCGACCATCTTTACTCATGTTCATCCGTCTATGCGGATTGCTCAAGAAGAAATTTTTGGTCCAGTGTTGAGTATTTTGACGTGCACCACTCTTGCGGACGCGATCCGAATTGCGAACGACATAGAATATGGATTAAGCAGCGCATTATATACACAGAACATTCGTAACGCGTTCCTCGCGATCGAACATCTTGACGCAGGGATTACCTACATTAACTCCAGCACGATTGGCGCGGAAGTGCACTTGCCATTTGGCGGGGTGAAGAAAACAGGCAATGGCACGCGAGAAGCCGGTATCTTGGGGATTGATGAGTTCAGCGAAGTGAAGACGGTTTACATAGATTACAGTGGCAAATTACAAAATGCGCAGATTGATATGTTTGCGCGGAAATAG